A stretch of the Bacillus anthracis str. Vollum genome encodes the following:
- a CDS encoding inositol monophosphatase family protein — protein sequence MQEVWKDIDAHAKQWIRDAGEHLMASMKKALIIETKSNAADLVTNMDREIEQFLIGKIKETFPHHNILGEEGYGDEVTSSDGVVWLIDPIDGTMNFVHQKRNFAISIGIYENGIGKIGLIYDPVHDELYHALKGAGAFCNEVPIPLLQRGIVEQGIVALNAIWLTDNPLLNMESMMALVKKARGTRSYGCAALEMVYVATGRIDAYVTPRLSPWDFGGGQIIVEEVGGKVTTFSGTPLSIVEKSSVLVAKPGVYEEVLSFISK from the coding sequence ATGCAAGAAGTATGGAAAGACATCGATGCACACGCCAAACAGTGGATTCGGGATGCAGGAGAGCATTTAATGGCATCAATGAAAAAAGCACTTATTATAGAAACAAAATCAAATGCAGCTGATTTAGTAACAAATATGGACCGAGAAATAGAACAGTTTTTAATTGGGAAAATTAAAGAAACATTCCCACATCATAATATTTTAGGTGAAGAGGGCTATGGAGACGAGGTAACTTCTTCTGACGGGGTTGTTTGGTTAATTGATCCAATTGACGGCACGATGAACTTTGTTCACCAAAAAAGAAATTTTGCGATTTCAATTGGGATTTATGAGAACGGTATCGGAAAGATTGGACTTATTTATGATCCAGTTCATGATGAATTATATCATGCGTTAAAAGGGGCTGGAGCATTTTGTAATGAAGTACCAATACCTTTATTACAAAGAGGTATTGTAGAGCAAGGTATTGTAGCTTTAAATGCGATATGGCTTACCGACAATCCATTGCTTAATATGGAAAGTATGATGGCACTTGTTAAGAAAGCAAGAGGTACGAGATCATACGGCTGTGCAGCATTAGAGATGGTATACGTTGCAACCGGAAGAATCGATGCATATGTAACGCCAAGATTATCACCATGGGATTTTGGCGGGGGACAGATAATTGTAGAAGAAGTTGGAGGTAAGGTAACAACATTCTCCGGAACGCCACTTTCTATAGTAGAGAAGAGTAGCGTGTTAGTTGCGAAGCCAGGGGTGTATGAAGAAGTGTTATCGTTTATATCGAAGTAA
- the typA gene encoding translational GTPase TypA, producing the protein MLKKRQDLRNIAIIAHVDHGKTTLVDQLLRQAGTFRANEHVEERAMDSNDLERERGITILAKNTAIHYEDKRINILDTPGHADFGGEVERIMKMVDGVLLVVDAYEGCMPQTRFVLRKALEQNLTPIVVVNKIDRDFARPDEVVDEVIDLFIELGANEDQLEFPVVFASAMNGTASLDSNPANQEENMKSLFDTIIEHIPAPIDNSEEPLQFQVALLDYNDYVGRIGVGRVFRGTMKVGQQVALMKVDGSVKQFRVTKLFGYMGLKRQEIEEAKAGDLVAVSGMEDINVGETVCPVEHQDALPLLRIDEPTLQMTFLVNNSPFAGREGKYITSRKIEERLRSQLETDVSLRVDNTESPDAWIVSGRGELHLSILIENMRREGYELQVSKPEVIIKEVDGVRCEPVERVQIDVPEEYTGSIMESMGARKGEMLDMVNNGNGQVRLTFMVPARGLIGYTTEFLTLTRGYGMLNHTFDCYQPVHAGQVGGRRQGVLVSLETGKASQYGIMQVEDRGVIFVEPGTEVYAGMIVGEHTRENDLTVNVVKMKQQTNIRSATKDQTSTMKKPRLMTLEESLEYLNDDEFCEVTPESIRLRKKILDKSERERAAKKKKSVEA; encoded by the coding sequence ATGTTGAAAAAACGACAAGATTTACGTAATATAGCAATTATTGCCCACGTTGACCATGGTAAAACAACACTTGTTGACCAGTTATTACGTCAAGCGGGGACTTTCCGTGCGAACGAACACGTTGAAGAACGCGCAATGGATTCAAATGATCTAGAAAGAGAACGCGGTATTACAATTTTAGCGAAAAATACTGCGATTCACTATGAAGATAAAAGAATTAACATTTTAGATACACCAGGTCACGCTGACTTCGGTGGAGAAGTAGAACGTATTATGAAAATGGTTGATGGTGTATTACTTGTTGTTGATGCATATGAAGGTTGTATGCCACAAACACGATTTGTTTTAAGGAAAGCTCTTGAGCAAAACTTAACTCCAATCGTAGTTGTAAATAAAATTGACCGTGACTTCGCTCGTCCTGATGAAGTAGTTGATGAAGTAATCGACTTATTCATCGAACTTGGTGCAAACGAAGATCAATTAGAGTTCCCAGTTGTATTTGCATCAGCAATGAACGGAACAGCAAGCTTAGATTCAAACCCAGCAAATCAAGAAGAGAATATGAAATCATTATTTGATACAATTATTGAACATATTCCTGCACCAATTGATAACAGCGAAGAGCCACTTCAATTCCAAGTAGCACTTCTTGATTACAACGACTATGTTGGACGTATCGGGGTTGGACGCGTATTCCGCGGTACAATGAAGGTTGGACAACAAGTTGCTTTAATGAAAGTAGACGGAAGTGTAAAACAATTCCGCGTAACGAAACTATTTGGTTATATGGGATTAAAACGTCAAGAAATTGAAGAAGCAAAAGCTGGAGACTTAGTAGCTGTTTCTGGTATGGAAGACATTAACGTAGGTGAAACAGTATGTCCAGTTGAACATCAAGATGCGTTACCATTATTACGTATTGATGAGCCAACACTACAAATGACATTCCTTGTAAATAACAGCCCATTTGCAGGTCGTGAAGGTAAATACATTACATCTCGTAAAATTGAAGAGCGTCTTCGTTCACAATTAGAAACAGATGTAAGTTTACGCGTAGATAATACAGAATCTCCTGATGCGTGGATCGTATCTGGACGTGGGGAACTACATTTATCTATCTTAATCGAAAACATGCGTCGTGAAGGTTATGAACTACAAGTATCTAAACCAGAAGTAATCATTAAAGAAGTTGATGGCGTAAGATGTGAGCCTGTAGAGCGTGTGCAAATTGATGTACCTGAAGAATACACTGGTTCTATTATGGAATCTATGGGTGCACGTAAAGGTGAAATGTTAGATATGGTGAATAACGGAAACGGTCAAGTTCGCCTTACTTTCATGGTTCCAGCACGTGGTTTAATTGGTTACACAACAGAATTCTTAACATTAACTCGTGGTTACGGTATGTTAAACCATACATTCGATTGCTACCAACCAGTACACGCTGGACAAGTTGGTGGACGTCGTCAAGGTGTTCTAGTTTCACTTGAAACAGGAAAAGCATCACAATACGGTATTATGCAAGTTGAAGACCGTGGTGTAATCTTCGTTGAACCAGGTACAGAAGTATATGCTGGTATGATTGTTGGAGAACACACTCGTGAGAATGACTTAACAGTTAACGTTGTGAAAATGAAACAACAAACTAACATTCGTTCTGCGACAAAAGATCAAACTTCAACAATGAAAAAACCACGCTTAATGACTTTAGAAGAGTCATTAGAGTACTTAAACGATGACGAGTTCTGTGAAGTAACTCCAGAATCAATTCGTTTACGTAAAAAGATTCTTGATAAGAGCGAACGTGAAAGAGCTGCTAAGAAAAAGAAATCTGTAGAAGCGTAA
- a CDS encoding YktB family protein, with protein MTLQTFKSTDFEVFTVDGLEERMSAIKTNIHPKLEALGEQFAAYLSKQTDENFFYHVAKHARRKVNPPNDTWVAFSTNKRGYKMLPHFQIGLWGTHAFIYFGLIYECPQKVETAHAFLEHLNDLKTNIPNDFVWSIDHTKPSVKLHKTLETEDLQKMIERLATVKKAELLVGIHISPEEFSAMTNEQFLAKIESTMQSLLPLYALCNR; from the coding sequence ATGACACTACAAACATTCAAATCAACTGATTTTGAGGTCTTTACAGTTGATGGTCTCGAAGAACGAATGAGTGCAATTAAAACGAACATTCATCCTAAGCTAGAAGCTTTAGGGGAACAGTTTGCAGCATATTTATCCAAACAAACTGATGAGAACTTTTTTTATCATGTAGCAAAACACGCACGTCGCAAAGTCAATCCACCAAACGATACTTGGGTTGCTTTTTCAACAAATAAACGCGGATATAAAATGCTACCACATTTCCAAATTGGATTATGGGGTACTCATGCCTTCATATACTTTGGTTTAATCTATGAGTGTCCACAAAAAGTGGAGACGGCTCACGCCTTCTTAGAACATTTAAATGATTTAAAAACAAATATTCCAAATGACTTCGTTTGGTCCATTGACCATACTAAACCAAGTGTAAAATTACATAAAACACTTGAAACAGAAGACTTACAAAAGATGATTGAACGTCTAGCCACTGTGAAAAAAGCAGAATTATTAGTTGGTATTCATATATCACCAGAGGAGTTTTCAGCAATGACCAACGAACAATTCCTTGCTAAGATTGAATCTACGATGCAATCACTCCTTCCTTTATATGCACTTTGTAATCGATAG
- the speA gene encoding arginine decarboxylase → MSQYETPLFTALVEHSKRNPIQFHIPGHKKGQGMDPEFREFIGHNALAIDLINIAPLDDLHHPKGMIKEAQDLAAAAFGADHTFFSIQGTSGAIMTMVMSVCGPGDKILVPRNVHKSVMSAIIFSGAKPIFMHPEIDPKLGISHGITIQSVKKALEEHSDAKGLLVINPTYFGFAADLEQIVQLAHSYDIPVLVDEAHGVHIHFHDELPMSAMQAGADMAATSVHKLGGSLTQSSILNVKEGLVNVKHVQSIISMLTTTSTSYILLASLDVARKRLATEGKALIEQTIQLAEQVRNAINDIEHLYCPGKEMLGTDATFNYDPTKIIVSVKDLGITGHQAEVWLREQYNIEVELSDLYNILCLVTFGDTESETNTLIAALQDLSAIFKNKADKGVRIQVEIPEIPVLALSPRDAFYSETEVIPFENAAGRIIADFVMVYPPGIPIFTPGEIITQDNLEYIRKNLEAGLPVQGPEDMTLQTLRVIKEYKPIS, encoded by the coding sequence TTGTCCCAATACGAAACACCATTGTTTACCGCTTTAGTTGAGCACAGTAAGCGAAATCCAATTCAATTCCATATTCCAGGTCATAAAAAAGGGCAAGGCATGGATCCTGAATTTCGCGAATTTATTGGGCATAATGCATTAGCAATTGATTTAATTAACATTGCGCCGCTCGATGATTTACATCATCCAAAAGGTATGATTAAAGAAGCACAAGATTTAGCAGCCGCTGCATTTGGTGCGGATCATACTTTCTTTTCTATTCAAGGTACAAGTGGCGCAATAATGACAATGGTGATGAGCGTTTGCGGTCCTGGTGACAAAATACTAGTGCCACGAAACGTGCATAAATCAGTAATGTCAGCTATTATTTTCTCAGGTGCAAAACCTATTTTCATGCATCCTGAAATCGATCCAAAACTTGGTATTTCACATGGAATCACAATCCAATCTGTCAAAAAAGCACTTGAAGAGCACTCAGATGCGAAAGGCTTACTTGTTATTAATCCAACATACTTTGGCTTTGCTGCGGACTTAGAACAGATTGTACAATTAGCACATTCTTACGATATCCCTGTACTCGTTGATGAGGCTCATGGTGTTCATATTCATTTTCACGATGAACTTCCGATGTCAGCGATGCAAGCCGGTGCAGATATGGCAGCAACGAGTGTTCACAAATTAGGTGGATCTTTAACGCAAAGCTCTATTCTTAATGTAAAAGAAGGCCTTGTGAACGTAAAACATGTTCAATCTATTATTAGCATGCTTACGACTACATCAACGTCTTACATCTTGTTAGCCTCCCTAGATGTTGCTAGAAAACGTCTTGCTACAGAAGGAAAGGCGCTCATAGAACAAACAATACAATTAGCGGAACAAGTTCGTAATGCTATAAATGATATTGAACATCTTTACTGTCCAGGGAAAGAAATGCTAGGTACGGATGCTACTTTTAACTATGATCCTACAAAGATAATTGTATCTGTAAAAGATTTAGGTATTACAGGCCATCAGGCTGAAGTATGGCTTAGAGAGCAATATAACATTGAAGTAGAACTCTCAGATTTATACAACATACTATGTCTTGTCACTTTTGGAGATACAGAAAGTGAGACGAATACACTTATTGCAGCATTACAAGATTTATCAGCAATATTTAAAAATAAAGCTGATAAAGGTGTTCGAATACAAGTAGAAATTCCAGAAATACCTGTGTTAGCACTTTCTCCTCGAGATGCTTTTTATTCGGAAACAGAAGTCATCCCATTTGAAAATGCAGCAGGTCGTATTATAGCTGATTTCGTTATGGTTTATCCGCCAGGGATTCCAATCTTTACTCCGGGGGAAATTATTACACAAGACAACTTAGAGTATATTCGTAAAAACTTAGAAGCAGGTTTACCTGTACAAGGTCCTGAAGATATGACATTACAAACATTACGCGTGATCAAAGAGTACAAGCCTATCAGTTGA
- a CDS encoding DUF5325 family protein, with translation MEHIQYRFLLTAIIGVIFLIGIGIMIAENSPIGIIICIIGTFVTVGYGFVTKRKIRKSQ, from the coding sequence ATGGAACACATTCAATATCGCTTTTTATTAACTGCAATTATCGGTGTTATTTTCTTAATTGGTATCGGCATTATGATTGCTGAAAATAGTCCCATCGGTATTATTATTTGCATTATCGGCACATTTGTTACAGTTGGATACGGTTTTGTAACAAAAAGAAAAATACGTAAATCGCAATAA
- a CDS encoding UPF0223 family protein, with protein MEYQYPLDYDWSNEEMVTMVKFYEAIEKAYEKGIIREELMGLYRRFKEIVPSKAEEKKIDKEFQEVSGYSIYRAIQRAKEIEEQKLVKM; from the coding sequence ATGGAATATCAATATCCGTTAGATTATGATTGGTCAAATGAGGAAATGGTTACAATGGTGAAGTTTTATGAAGCGATTGAGAAAGCATATGAAAAAGGAATTATAAGAGAAGAGTTAATGGGATTATATCGTCGTTTTAAAGAGATTGTTCCGTCCAAAGCGGAAGAAAAGAAAATTGATAAAGAGTTTCAAGAAGTAAGTGGGTATTCTATATACCGTGCGATTCAAAGGGCTAAAGAAATTGAAGAACAAAAGCTTGTGAAAATGTAA